A single region of the Bacillota bacterium genome encodes:
- a CDS encoding response regulator transcription factor: MTKFDVLICGNSQKWRENLASAFKESGVFHLTGDAASAELVKTAARLYPDVALWKPDGGNPLQVIKRLLSECPFTLPVILVNDPNNYNLLELVKAGIRGCLPLRLRPQQIVVMVEIIVSAGMLCLPRFDPELFGCDQKTGPTVAFKGLTGREREILSLLAQSNSNQEIATALYLSECTVKTHLRNIFRKLGVRNRTEALMAAMSYGLMEGTDTKRQNSV, encoded by the coding sequence ATGACTAAGTTCGATGTTCTTATATGCGGCAATTCGCAAAAATGGCGCGAAAACCTGGCGTCGGCGTTTAAGGAAAGCGGCGTTTTTCACTTAACCGGAGATGCTGCTTCCGCCGAACTCGTCAAGACCGCTGCGCGTCTTTATCCGGATGTGGCGCTCTGGAAACCGGATGGCGGAAACCCACTGCAAGTTATAAAAAGGCTCCTGTCGGAGTGTCCTTTTACCCTCCCGGTTATACTTGTTAACGATCCTAATAATTATAATCTCTTGGAACTCGTAAAAGCCGGGATACGAGGGTGCCTGCCGCTTCGCCTGCGGCCCCAGCAGATAGTCGTTATGGTCGAAATAATTGTAAGCGCGGGGATGCTCTGTCTGCCGCGGTTCGACCCCGAACTATTCGGATGTGATCAGAAAACCGGCCCGACGGTTGCCTTCAAAGGTCTGACCGGAAGGGAAAGAGAAATCCTCTCCCTTCTCGCACAGAGTAATTCCAACCAGGAGATAGCCACCGCGCTGTATCTCTCGGAGTGTACCGTCAAGACGCATCTCCGGAACATCTTCAGGAAACTTGGGGTGAGGAACCGAACGGAAGCCTTGATGGCGGCCATGAGTTACGGTTTAATGGAAGGAACGGATACCAAGAGACAAAATTCTGTATAA